A segment of the Prochlorococcus marinus str. MIT 9215 genome:
TTTAAAAGAAGATATAATCCTGCTACACTCATGAAAACCCCGCCAAGAAGAAAGGCTGAATAAACAATACTTTCTAGCAATACAACACCAAGCGCTCCAATAAGGACAACTAAAGATAGGACTGTAAAACAAATAAATTGTGTTGTGATTGCAATGGACATAAATTAATGGAAATTAATTAATTTGATTAGAAACTTTATCTTTATTTTCATTGGGTTCAGGTCTCATCCAATCATAAACTTCTTCAGGTAATTTACCAACTCTAGTATCTGAAGCTGGGATTTCATGAGGGTCCATGACACCTTTAGGAAGATAGGCAAGTTCTCTTAACGGTTTAACTGACGGATCTGTTGTGACGTTTGTAGGTAGTCTACCAAGTGCAACATTATCAAAATTTAGATTGTGTCTGTCGAAAGTAGCTAATTCATATTCTTCGGTCATTGATAGACAATTTGTTGGGCAATATTCAACACAATTTCCGCAGAATATACAAACGCCAAAATCTATTGAATAATTTCTCAGCTCTTTTTTTTTGGTTTCTTTATTCATTACCCAATCAACAACTGGCAAATTTATGGGACAAACTCTCACACAAACTTCACAAGCAATACATTTATCGAACTCATAATGTATCCTTCCTCTATATCTTTCAGAGGGTATTAATTTTTCATATGGATATTGAACAGTAACAGGTCTTCTTCGAAGATGATCAAATGTTACTGATAAACCATTGTATAGATATTTGCCAGCATTAAATGCTTCTTTGATATAGCTATTTATTTGTTGAAGAAAATTGTTCATTTTGAAAAATTTACTTAGTTATTTTATTTTAGTGGATTAAATTTAAATTTAAGTATTTTTACTTAAATTCAACCACCAAAGAATTGAGGAAAAGCAAGTTTTAAGCCTGCAGTTATCAAAAGATTAGCAAGAGAAATTGGAAGAAGAAACTTCCATCCTAAATCTAAAAGTTGATCGATTCTTACTCTAGGAGTTGTCCAACGTAGAAGTATTGCGATGAAAACCAAAAGATATGCTTTCAATACAGTCATTACAATACCTATCGATGCAGTGAAAACCTGGATGAGGGGGGCATTAATGGGTAAATTAAGAAACTTTGCTATTAATTCAACTGGAATAGGAAACCCCCATCCACCCAAATATAGTATTGATACCAATAATGCTGAAAGGATTAAATTAATGTAACTACCAAGATAGAATAAAGCGAATTTCATCCCTGCATATTCAGTTTGATATCCTGCAACTAATTCTTCTTCAGCTTCAGGTAAGTCAAATGGAAGTCTTTCGCATTCTGCAAGAGCACAAATCCAAAATACTATAAATCCAACTGGTTGCCTCCAAATATTCCAACTTAGAATTCCAGCACCACTTTGTTGGTTAACAATGTCAATAGTACTTAAAGAATTTGTCATTAGAACAATAGCTAGTACAGATAAAGCTAAAGGTATTTCGTAGCTTATTGATTGAGCTGCTGCTCTTAATCCTCCCAATAATGAATATTTATTATTTGAGGCGTATCCACTCATAAGTAGTCCAATGGGTTGGATACTGCTTAAAGCGATCCATAGAAAAATACCAATACCAACGTTACTTATTAAAAGGTTTTGTCCAAAAGGAACAATTAGCCAAGACAGAATCACTGGTACAAGAACTAATATGGGTCCTGCAGTAAAGAGAATTCCATCTGCTTTAGCAGGAATAATATCCTCTTTAACAAGTAATTTAAGACCATCCGCAATCGGCTGCAGGACGCCAAGTGCGCCTGCATATTCGGGCCCTATTCTTTGTTGTGCAGCAGCAGATATTTTTCTTTCAAGCCAAACTGTTACTAAAACGCCAACAACTGCTGCTACCAAAACCAAAAGCATAGGTAAAGGGAGCCAAATTATATGAGCGATTTCGCTGGAAAGGCCAAAACCTTTCAAGAATTCATTAAAACTATATTCGAGATCTAATCCGTAATCCAAAATTCTAATGTTATTTACTTTATAGGTTAACTCTTCATAAACAGTATGTGTGTTTTTTTATGAAAAGCTGCAAATATTATTCTCTATTTTCAAGACTGATCCAATCTCTTGGCGCTGAACCTGTATAAATTTGCGATGGTCTGAAAATTCTATTTGCTCCAAGTTGCTCTCTCCAATGAGCTAACCAACCCGCTACTCTAGATATTGCAAAAATTGGAGTAAATAAATCTCGAGGAATACCAAGTTTTCTATAAACAAGACCAGAATAAAAATCCACATTAGGGAATATACCCTTAGGTCCAAG
Coding sequences within it:
- the ndhI gene encoding NAD(P)H-quinone oxidoreductase subunit I, translating into MNNFLQQINSYIKEAFNAGKYLYNGLSVTFDHLRRRPVTVQYPYEKLIPSERYRGRIHYEFDKCIACEVCVRVCPINLPVVDWVMNKETKKKELRNYSIDFGVCIFCGNCVEYCPTNCLSMTEEYELATFDRHNLNFDNVALGRLPTNVTTDPSVKPLRELAYLPKGVMDPHEIPASDTRVGKLPEEVYDWMRPEPNENKDKVSNQIN
- the nuoH gene encoding NADH-quinone oxidoreductase subunit NuoH encodes the protein MDYGLDLEYSFNEFLKGFGLSSEIAHIIWLPLPMLLVLVAAVVGVLVTVWLERKISAAAQQRIGPEYAGALGVLQPIADGLKLLVKEDIIPAKADGILFTAGPILVLVPVILSWLIVPFGQNLLISNVGIGIFLWIALSSIQPIGLLMSGYASNNKYSLLGGLRAAAQSISYEIPLALSVLAIVLMTNSLSTIDIVNQQSGAGILSWNIWRQPVGFIVFWICALAECERLPFDLPEAEEELVAGYQTEYAGMKFALFYLGSYINLILSALLVSILYLGGWGFPIPVELIAKFLNLPINAPLIQVFTASIGIVMTVLKAYLLVFIAILLRWTTPRVRIDQLLDLGWKFLLPISLANLLITAGLKLAFPQFFGG